The genomic segment ACGCCCCGGGCTCGCAAGGCCATGCAGCGGGCGATCGCCCTCCACGACGGCAAGCCGGCGCCGACCACCTGATGTGCCGCACCCGCAGAGGGGTGAGGGGCCGGTCCGCACCCACGGACCGGCCCCTCACCCCTCTGCGCGACTACGCGGCGCGCCCGTACTCCGCCGCCCACGCCTCGATCGTGTCCGCCGCCCGGTCGAAGGCCTCCGTACGCGCCAGGAAGTCGGCGTTGTGCGTGGTCATCAGCGGCGTCACGTACTCCTGCACGTGGTCCGTGCGGACGAGGAGCAGCGCCTGCCCCTGCACGGACCGCGGCAGCCCGAGCCACCGCACCGGCTGCTGCACGGTACGCACCGAGACGCTCGCCTCCCAGGACGCCGTACGCGTTCTGAAGAAGCCCACCTGACGCACTCCTCGCGCGCTCACCCAGATGCCGACCCGCAGCAGCCGCAGCGCGCAGCCGATGACCAGCAGTGCCGCGCCGAAGCAGATCGCGCCCGTCCGCGGTGTCTCGGCCACCGTGATGATGACCGCCGCGACCAGCACGTAGGAGGCGAGCAGCAGGAGCAGCGCGGCCGCGCCGACCCGCCACGGGCCGGGCCGGTAGGGGCGCCGCCAGCGGTCTCGGTCGTCGAACGGCAGCGCTTCGTCCGCCGCCTGGTCGAAGGCGCGGTCGGCGGTCAGGAAGGGCAGGGGCACGGCTGATCCTCACTCAATCCACGCACAGGTTTCGCCGGGTGAGGCTACCGAGCCGGGCCCCTCCCCACCACTCTCGGGGGTCCGACGGGGGCACAAGGGGGTGCAACCCGGGCCATCCGGGCTCCCTGTCGGTGCCGGGCCGTAGAGTGGGCGCCGCCCGAGAGCAGCAATGGGAAGGACCCTCCGAGCCGTGACCGACACCCCCGCCGACGACCTCAAACCCAGCTTCCGCAGCGATGTCACCGTCGAGTTGGTGAAGCACAGCGCGGCCGACTCGGACGTGCTGTGGGCCGCCCGCGTCTCCACCGCCGGCGAGCAGTCCCTGGAGGAGCTGACGAAGGACCCCGAGCGCTCCAAGGGCCTCATCAACTACCTCATGCGGGACCGGCACGGCAGCCCCTTCGAGCACAACTCGATGACCTTCTTCATCAGCGCCCCGATCTTCGTCTTCCGCGAGTTCATGCGCCACCGGGTCGGCTGGTCGTACAACGAGGAGTCCGGGAGGTACAGGGAGCTCCAGCCCCACTTCTACGTCCCCGACGAGGCCCGCAAGCTCGTCCAGGAGGGCCGTCCCGGCAAGTACGTCTTCGTGGAGGGCACGCAGGCGCAGCAGGAGCTCGTCGGGCGGGTCATGGAGGACTCGTACGTCCACGCGTACGAGGCGTACCAGGAGATGCTCGCCGCCGGTGTGGCCCGTGAGGTGGCCCGCGCGGTGCTCCCGGTCGGGCTCTTCTCCTCGATGTACGCCACCTGCAACGCCCGCTCGCTGATGCACTTCCTCGGTCTGCGCACCCAGCACGAGCTCGCGAAGGTGCCGTCCTTCCCACAGCGGGAGATCGAGATGGTCGGCGAGAAGATGGAGGCGGAGTGGTCCCGGCTCATGCCGCTCACGCACGCCGCGTTCAACCTGAACGGCCGGGTCGCGCCGTAGCGGACCGCCGACTTTCGGCCAGGCACAGATGTACGGGTCAGCCGAGCGAAGTGTCCGTATTGCGGCATTTCGCGAAGTTCATCTAGCCTGATCAAACGGACCCGGCACTGCTTGAACCCCCGAGCAGGCAGTGCCGGGCTCCGCATTTGTCCTGACTTTTCCCGCCCCCCGAGGGCAGACCGTGCCCTGAGCAGCGAGTAGCGTGTTACCCATGGCTCCGACCTCGACTCCGCAGACCCCCTTCGGGCGGGTCCTCACCGCCATGGTCACGCCCTTCACGGCGGACGGCGCACTCGACCTCGACGGCGCGCAGCGGCTCGCCACCCACCTGGTGGACGCAGGCAACGACGGCCTGGTCATCAACGGCACCACCGGCGAGTCCCCCACCACCAGTGACGCGGAGAAATCGGACCTGGTACGAGCCGTCCTCGAAGCCGTCGGCGACCGCGCCCACATCATCGCCGGCGTCGGCACGAACGACACCCACCACAGCACCGAGCTGGCCCGCGCCGCCGAGAAGGTCGGCGCCCATGGCCTCCTCGTCGTCACGCCGTACTACAACAAGCCTCCGCAGGAGGGCCTGTACCGGCACTTCAAGGCGATCGCCGACGCGGCCGACCTGCCGGTGATGCTCTACGACATCCCCGGCCGCAGTGGCGTCCCGATCGACACCGAGACGATCGTCCGGCTCGCCGAGCACCCGCGCATCGTCGCCAACAAGGACGCCAAGGGCGACCTCGGCCGTGCCAGCTGGGCCATCGCCCGCTCGGGCCTCGCCTGGTACTCCGGCGACGACATGCTGAACCTCCCGCTGCTCTCCGTGGGCGCGGTCGGTTTCGTCTCGGTCGTGGGCCATGTGGTCACTCCCGAGCTGCGCGCCCTCGTCGAGGCGTATGTCTCCGGTGACGTCCAGAAGGCCACCGAGATCCACCAGAAGCTGCTCCCGGTCTTCACCGGCATGTTCCGCACCCAGGGCGTGATGACCAGCAAGGCGGCGCTCGCCCTGCAGGGTCTGCCCGCCGGACCGCTGCGCGCCCCCATGGTGGAGCTTTCGCCCGAGGAGACGGCTCAGCTCAAGATCGATCTTGGTGCCGGCGGGGTACAGCTCTAACACCGGACTTCGCACGACGCGACACCCTGACTTCACAACTGAATAGGCAGGACGAAAGCGCCTGCGTCCACATCCACAACTGCTTTTGCACGAACGTCATGCGCGCCACGTGCCACAGAGGTACGTGGCGCGCGTGGTGAGGAGAGTCTTTTGAGTCATCCGCATCCTGAACTCGGCCCACCGCCGCCGCTCCCCGAAGGTGGCCTACGGGTCACCCCGCTGGGCGGTCTCGGCGAGATCGGCCGGAACATGACCGTCTTCGAGTACGGCGGCCGTCTGCTGATCGTCGACTGCGGGGTGCTCTTCCCCGAGGAGGAGCAGCCCGGAATCGACCTGATCCTGCCGGACTTCTCGTCCGTCAGGGACCGCCTCGACGACATCGAGGGCATTGTCCTCACGCACGGTCACGAGGACCACATCGGCGCGGTCCCGTACCTGCTGCGCGAGAAGCCCGACATCCCGCTGATCGGCTCCAAGCTGACCCTCGCCCTCATCGAGGCCAAGCTCCAGGAGCACCGCATCCGCCCGTACACCCTCGAGGTGGTCGAGGGGAACCGCGAGCGGATCGGCCCCTTCGACTGCGAGTTCGTCGCGGTCAACCACTCCATCCCCGACGCCCTCGCCGTGGCCATCCGCACCCCCGCGGGCATGGTGGTCCACACGGGCGACTTCAAGATGGACCAGCTCCCGCTGGACAACCGCCTGACGGATCTACACGCGTTCGCACGGCTGAGCGAGGAGGGAATCGATCTCCTCCTCTCCGACTCCACGAACGCCGAGGTTCCTGGCTTCGTTCCGCCCGAGCGCGACATCTCCAACGTCCTGCGCCAGGTCTTCGCGGGCGCCAGCAAGCGGATCATCGTGGCCAGCTTCGCCAGCCACATCCACCGCATCCAGCAGATCCTCGACGCCGCCCACGAGTACGGCCGCCGGGTCGCCTTCGTCGGCCGCTCGATGGTCCGGAACATGGGCATCGCCAGGGACCTCGGCTATCTGAAGGTCCCACCGGGCCTGGTCGTGGACGTCAAGACACTCGACGATCTGCCGCAGCACGAGATCGTCCTCGTGTGCACCGGATCGCAGGGCGAACCGATGGCCGCCCTGTCCCGCATGGCCAACCGGGACCACCAGATCCGCATCGTCCAGGGCGACACGGTGATCCTGGCCTCGTCCCTGATCCCCGGGAACGAGAACGCCGTCTACCGCGTCATCAACGGCCTGACCCGCTGGGGCGCCAACGTCGTCCACAAGGGCAACGCCAAGGTGCACGTCTCCGGACACGCCTCGGCCGGTGAGCTGCTGTACTTCTACAACATCTGCCGCCCGAAGAACCTGATGCCGGTGCACGGCGAATGGCGCCACCTGCGCGCCAACGCCGAACTGGGCGCTCTGACAGGCGTACCGCACGACCGCATCGTCATCGCCGAGGACGGCGTGGTCGTCGACCTCATCGAGGGCAAGGCCAAGATCTCCGGCAAGGTCCAGGCCGGTTACGTGTACGTCGACGGCCTCTCGGTCGGTCTCGGCGAGCCGGCCCTGAAGGACCGGAGGATCCTGGGCGACGAGGGCATCATCTCGGTGTTCGTCGTCGTGGACTCCTCCACCGGCAAGATCACCGGCGGCCCGCACATCCAGGCCCGCGGCTCCGGTATCGAGGACTCCGCCTTCGGCGAGGTCGTCCCGCGCATCACCGAGGTCCTGGAGCGTTCGGCGCAGGACGGGGTCGTCGAGCCCCACCAACTGCAACAACTCATCCGGCGCACCCTCGGCAAGTGGGTCTCCGACACCTACCGGCGCAGGCCGATGATCCTGCCTGTGGTGGTTGAGGTCTGACCCACCGTCAGTGCCCGTACGGGAGCGGGGCTCCTCGATTTGCATCGGGGCGCCCCGCTCCAGTACGTTTACGGCTCCGCCCAGGGGGGAACCCGACGCAACTGTGCGTCAGGAGCCACCCGGACCGGGCGGAAATTCCGACTCAGAACCTCTGATAAAGTCGGAGTCGCCGGAAAGGGAAACGCGGAAGCGTAAACCTGGAAAGCGCCGAGGAAATCGGATCGGAAAACGATCTGATAGAGTCGGAAACGCAAGACCGAAGGGAAACTGCCCGGAGGAAAGCCCGAGAGTAGCTTGGGTGAGTACAAAGGAAGCGTCCGTTCCTTGAGAACTCAACAGCGTGCCAAAAATCAACGCCAGATATGTTGATACCCCGTTCCCGGCCGGTTATCGGTTGGGGCGAGGTTCCTTTGAAGTAAAACACAGCGAGGACGCTGTGAACCATCGGATCATTCCTCCGGTGGTTCCGCTCTCGTGGTGTCGACCCGATTACGGGTAAACATTCACGGAGAGTTTGATCCTGGCTCAGGACGAACGCTGGCGGCGTGCTTAACACATGCAAGTCGAACGATGAACCACTTCGGTGGGGATTAGTGGCGAACGGGTGAGTAACACGTGGGCAATCTGCCCTTCACTCTGGGACAAGCCCTGGAAACGGGGTCTAATACCGGATACAACACTCTCGGGCATCCGATGAGTGTGGAAAGCTCCGGCGGTGAAGGATGAGCCCGCGGCCTATCAGCTTGTTGGTGAGGTAACGGCTCACCAAGGCGACGACGGGTAGCCGGCCTGAGAGGGCGACCGGCCACACTGGGACTGAGACACGGCCCAGACTCCTACGGGAGGCAGCAGTGGGGAATATTGCACAATGGGCGAAAGCCTGATGCAGCGACGCCGCGTGAGGGATGACGGCCTTCGGGTTGTAAACCTCTTTCAGCAGGGAAGAAGCGAAAGTGACGGTACCTGCAGAAGAAGCGCCGGCTAACTACGTGCCAGCAGCCGCGGTAATACGTAGGGCGCGAGCGTTGTCCGGAATTATTGGGCGTAAAGAGCTCGTAGGCGGTCTGTCGCGTCGGATGTGAAAGCCCGGGGCTTAACCCCGGGTCTGCATTCGATACGGGCAGACTAGAGTGTGGTAGGGGAGATCGGAATTCCTGGTGTAGCGGTGAAATGCGCAGATATCAGGAGGAACACCGGTGGCGAAGGCGGATCTCTGGGCCATTACTGACGCTGAGGAGCGAAAGCGTGGGGAGCGAACAGGATTAGATACCCTGGTAGTCCACGCCGTAAACGGTGGGAACTAGGTGTTGGCGACATTCCACGTCGTCGGTGCCGCAGCTAACGCATTAAGTTCCCCGCCTGGGGAGTACGGCCGCAAGGCTAAAACTCAAAGGAATTGACGGGGGCCCGCACAAGCAGCGGAGCATGTGGCTTAATTCGACGCAACGCGAAGAACCTTACCAAGGCTTG from the Streptomyces sp. NBC_00310 genome contains:
- the thyX gene encoding FAD-dependent thymidylate synthase, giving the protein MTDTPADDLKPSFRSDVTVELVKHSAADSDVLWAARVSTAGEQSLEELTKDPERSKGLINYLMRDRHGSPFEHNSMTFFISAPIFVFREFMRHRVGWSYNEESGRYRELQPHFYVPDEARKLVQEGRPGKYVFVEGTQAQQELVGRVMEDSYVHAYEAYQEMLAAGVAREVARAVLPVGLFSSMYATCNARSLMHFLGLRTQHELAKVPSFPQREIEMVGEKMEAEWSRLMPLTHAAFNLNGRVAP
- the dapA gene encoding 4-hydroxy-tetrahydrodipicolinate synthase; translated protein: MAPTSTPQTPFGRVLTAMVTPFTADGALDLDGAQRLATHLVDAGNDGLVINGTTGESPTTSDAEKSDLVRAVLEAVGDRAHIIAGVGTNDTHHSTELARAAEKVGAHGLLVVTPYYNKPPQEGLYRHFKAIADAADLPVMLYDIPGRSGVPIDTETIVRLAEHPRIVANKDAKGDLGRASWAIARSGLAWYSGDDMLNLPLLSVGAVGFVSVVGHVVTPELRALVEAYVSGDVQKATEIHQKLLPVFTGMFRTQGVMTSKAALALQGLPAGPLRAPMVELSPEETAQLKIDLGAGGVQL
- a CDS encoding ribonuclease J — translated: MSHPHPELGPPPPLPEGGLRVTPLGGLGEIGRNMTVFEYGGRLLIVDCGVLFPEEEQPGIDLILPDFSSVRDRLDDIEGIVLTHGHEDHIGAVPYLLREKPDIPLIGSKLTLALIEAKLQEHRIRPYTLEVVEGNRERIGPFDCEFVAVNHSIPDALAVAIRTPAGMVVHTGDFKMDQLPLDNRLTDLHAFARLSEEGIDLLLSDSTNAEVPGFVPPERDISNVLRQVFAGASKRIIVASFASHIHRIQQILDAAHEYGRRVAFVGRSMVRNMGIARDLGYLKVPPGLVVDVKTLDDLPQHEIVLVCTGSQGEPMAALSRMANRDHQIRIVQGDTVILASSLIPGNENAVYRVINGLTRWGANVVHKGNAKVHVSGHASAGELLYFYNICRPKNLMPVHGEWRHLRANAELGALTGVPHDRIVIAEDGVVVDLIEGKAKISGKVQAGYVYVDGLSVGLGEPALKDRRILGDEGIISVFVVVDSSTGKITGGPHIQARGSGIEDSAFGEVVPRITEVLERSAQDGVVEPHQLQQLIRRTLGKWVSDTYRRRPMILPVVVEV